A window of Methanolobus sediminis contains these coding sequences:
- a CDS encoding RNA-protein complex protein Nop10: protein MGQKIFKCRNCGRYTLEAVCPKCGSDTFRPQPARFSPLDPYGKYRRIARREGNL, encoded by the coding sequence TTGGGACAAAAGATCTTCAAATGCAGGAATTGCGGCAGATATACTTTGGAGGCTGTCTGCCCGAAATGTGGATCTGATACATTCAGGCCACAACCTGCAAGATTTTCCCCACTGGACCCTTACGGCAAATATCGCAGGATAGCAAGAAGGGAGGGTAACCTGTGA